A region of the Gallaecimonas mangrovi genome:
AGCTCTTTGAGTTCTTGACCCTTGGGGCTGTTGTCTGCGGACACGCTAACGTCGATTGGCTGCTTGATGTTCTGCAGGTAGGTGTCCAATTGTTTCTTCAAATTAACGTCTAACATGATGCGTGTCCTATGCAGTAAAGGTGAATTTTGGGCGTAAAAAACCCGGCCCGCCAACCGGGTGTGCGTTAAAACACCTCAGCGGGCCGGGTTTCATAAAGGGACTTAGATCTTACCGACCAGGTCCAGAGAAGGAGCCAGAGTAGCTTCACCTTCTTTCCATTTAGCAGGGCAAACTTCGCCTGGGTGCGAGGCTACGTATTGAGCCGCTTTGATTTTGCGCAGCAGGTCAGAAGCGTCACGGCCGATGCCTTCAGCAGTGATCTCAGCGGCTTGGATAATGCCTTCTGGATCGATGATGAAAGTGGCACGGTCAGCCAGGCCTTGGCCTTCACGCAGCACACCAAAGTTGCTGGTGATGGTGGCAGTTTGGTCGCCTACCATGTAGTAGTTGATTTTGCTGATGGTGTCAGAGCTGTCGTGCCAAGCTTTGTGGGTGAAGTGGGTGTCGGTGGACACAGAGAATACTTCAACGCCCAGTTTTTGCAGCTCTTCGTAGTGGTCAGCCACGTCGCCAAGCTCGGTTGGGCAAACGAAAGTGAAGTCGGCAGGGTAGAAGAAGAATACAGCCCATTTGCCTTTAACGTCGGCTTCAGTGATGTCTACAAATTTACCGTCTTTAAAAGCAGTTGCTTTAAAAGGCTTGATTTCAGTGTTGATAGATACTGACATGTCGACTCCTCGATAAAATGTCGTGAATGAAAGATTCCCTAAAACAGCCTCTATCCTACCGCGAAACAATAATCGATTTAAATTCTTAAATTAAATCGTTGTGTTCGGGTAATTCGATTAAACGTTTTAGGCAATTCCTTGTGAATGAATCAGTTGCCACGCATTCTGACACAGCCCAATAGCCATGTCGTGGCAAGGGTTTCTATCATCGCAATCGATTAATGACAACCTTATGACCAGAGCTCCGTATTCACCAGACTTTGCGGCTTTTCGCCAGCCATGGCTTGGTGGAAGTTATCCATTGCCAGCCGCGCCATAGCGTTACGGGTTTGGGCGGTGGCAGAACCAATATGCGGCAGTGTTACCACGTTAGGCAGTGCAAATAACGGTGACTCGGCTAAGGGCTCACGTTCATAAACGTCCAAGCCTGCGGCGCGGATTTGCTGGGTTTGGAGGGATTCAATCAAGGCCGCTTCGTCAACCACAGCGCCACGCGCCACATTGATCAGAATAGCGTCGGCTTTCATCTGCGCCAGTTGGGCTTTGCCAATCAGTTGGCGAGTTTGTGGCCCAAGCGGAACCACGAGCACCACGAAATCGGCTTGCGCCAACAAAGTGTCAAGCAGGCAGTAGCGGGCATTCAGTTCGGCTTCCAGTTCGGGTTTTGGGCTGTTGGCGGTATAGAGTACCGGCATGTTAAAGCCAAAGTGCCCGCGCCGAGCAATGGCGGCGCCTATGCGGCCCATACCGACAATACCCAGGGTTTTATGGTGAATATCAACGCCGAAAAGGTCAGGGCTTAGGGTGCGCTGCCAGTTACCGTTTTTGGTCCAGGCATCCAGTTCTGGTACCCGCCGCGCCGCGCTCATCAGTAGCGTAAAGCCCAAATCAGCGGTGGTTTCGGTCAACACATCGGGGGTGTTGGTGAGCATAATGCCGCGCTTGGTGAGGTAGGGCAGGTCGTAGTTGTCATACCCTACTGATATCGAGCTAATTACCTTAAGGTTCTTCGCCTGCGCGAGTTGGGTTGGCCCAAGCTTGCGGCCAACACCAATCATGCCTTTGGCGGTGGGTAAGGCTTTGGCGTACTGCGCTTCAATGTCGCCTTTTGGGTCCAGCACAGTGACGTTGTAGCGGGCTTTGAGTTCAGCAAGGTGCTCGTCGCTTAGGCGACTAAACACAAACACATCGGGTTTCATGGCGGTTACCTCCTCAGCCAGATTGACCCAGACTACGCTCCCTTAACCGGTGGGTACACAGTTGTTTGCTAAGCGGTTTTATCTTTAATTGCTGTGGTAACCAATGCGAAAACCGCCCCAGTGGCGGCCACGCACGTAAATTGGCACTGAAATGTCGTGCATCACTTCACCGGTATCCCGCTTGTAGGTTTGCAGTAAGAAAGGTTCGGTATGGCTGCCGCAGCGCTTGCCGGTTCTGTCGTCAAAGATGCGCTTGGTTCTGTTACCGGCCACGTCCTTTTTCGGATCGCCGGTCAGCGGCTGGCTAAATTTTTTGTTGTGGGTTGGAAAGTAGCCATTAATGTCCACCGCACCGGCAAAAATGGCGCCCTCCAGCTTGGCCAACAGCGGTTCTTGAATGCTTGGAAAAAGCTGGTCGGTGAGTTTGTCGAAGGAGCTTGAGTACTTTTGTGGCTGCGTGTTGGCAATCGGCTGGTATTTAAAGCTAAAGAGTTGCTGCTCGGTGATCTTACCCTCGCCAATGGCCTTGTCTAAGGTGTCGGCAATGGCTTGGGCACCTTGTTCGGCGGCGCTGACCATAGTGCTGTGCCTGTCATTGACTAGGCCGTGGCGAAGGGCAACGAAAATACCTTCGGTGTGCCCACTGAGCTCCAGAATACGTAATGAGGCTTCACCAATGGCGTGCTCTATTGCCCCCATCGACTGGTGCAGATCTTCCACATTGCCACTAATGCCGCTATTGGCATGTTGAAAGTCGTTTTGCAGTTGCGCCATGTGCTGAGAACTTTGCCGGGCGTTATCCATCAGGGCATTGACCTGCTGTAACTGACCATTAGCGTCGGCAATGAGTTCGGTCATGGTGGCGTCAACATCCATCAACGCATCCATGGCCTGGGTTACGCCCAGGGTTTGCTCGACCATGGCCCCCAGCAGTTTGTCGATATTTTGCGTCGATTCCCGGGTTTGTTGTGCCAGGCGGCGCACTTCATCTGCCACAACGGCGAAGCCGCGCCCTTGCTCGCCAGCCCGGGCCGCTTCAATGGCTGCATTGAGCGCCAGCATGTTGGTTTGTTCTGCAACTTGTTCTATCGCCTGGGTAATGCCCTTAATGGAATCCGATTGCTGCCTGAGTTGGTCAACTTGTTGCTGAGCCACCGACAGCTTTTGGTATTGCTGCTTGCGGGCGTCATTCAAGCGCTGCATTTGTTGCTGGCCAAGGGTTGAAGCGTGGGCGGCATTATCTACCTGCTTTAAGGTGTCGCTGGCACCTTGTTCCATGGCCGTTGCCGAGGTTTCAAGGCTCTCAACCCGGTTTAAAATTTCAGACACTTGGCTGTTTTGTTGGCCAAGGTGACTTTTTATGCCGTCAACAAAATGCGAGGCATTGGCCGACTCAATGGCAATTTGCGTAGTGGCCTTAGTGATTTTTACCGGGTCAATGCTGGGTAAAGGCGTTACAGCATCGGTGGCAGCCTTTTTTGGCCAACTAAAGGCCGCCACTAACACCGCGCCTAATAATGCGGTAACCCATGGCTGCGCTAACCACCAATGACAGCCACCCAGTAAAAGTGCCGCTGCTGTGACTTTGCCTAGCAACTGCCCCATAGCTTCCCCCATTTTTTGGCGTTTTTATCTTTAGACATTAGCCAAAAATGACTCAGGCGGCTGGCTTTGGCAGGGAAATATTCTCTTAGTTACTAAGTGCTTGGCGAAGGTAAAACTGACAGCGTTCTGGCCAGGCTGATAGGGTGTTCGCTGTTTCTTTAAGGGTAACTTCCTGCTGTTGGCTGCTGATAAAAAGCTGGCGGCTAAAGGTAAAGCGGATGGTTTTATCATCGTAGAAAAGGGTAAGAGCCTCGCCCTGTTGCTGCCAGTCGCCCCGGATAGGAGCGGGAAATTGGCCACTAAGCTGCCAATGGCCGTTATTGGCTAAGGTCAGTACATACTGGCCGCTGCAATCACGGCTGTGATAGCGATAGCCGGTTAAGGCTGGCGCACTTTTGGTGGTGCTGTCAGGCTCAAACAAGTAAAGGCCGATGTGTTTTGGCGAGTAGAAATGGTTGCCAAGGTGGCGGTGATAGACCAACACCAAGGGTTGGCCAAGTTTGGCAAGTACTTGGCGCAGCGGCGCAATGTCGTGCTCGGCGTCTTTACCGGGGCCAGCCACCAGCACGGTTTGGCTCGTGGCGGTGGGTACAGAGCCGTGCAACACTGTGGTTTTAAAGCCCTTTTTATGAAGCGCATTCAGCGTTTGGCTGAGATAGGGCGCAGAGGTTGCCACGGGGTAGATAAGCACCTCGCTTTTCACTGCGCAGCCGCAGAAAAACGGCAGCCAAAGCATGGCCAGCAGGCTTTTTTCATCCTGACATCTCTTCATTGTGAACAAAAAAGAAGGCAGCGCTTAGCGCTGCCTTTGTGGTTAGCGGCTAGCAACCATTTGCTAGGGACGGGCGTTGGCGGACGTGGTTTTGGCGTCCTTATCCATGGCAAATTCCAGTTTCACCTGCACGTTTTTTTGGCCTGTAGCACTGGGTTTGTAGTGCCATTTAGCAATGGCTCTGAGGGCGGACTTATCGAAAACGCCATTCGGCTCTGATTGCACAACTCTAGGGTTTGCCACCAGGCCCTCTGGGGTGATGTCCATGTTGATCACCACAAAACCGGTGGTGCCGTTTTTCGCTGCTTTCACCGGGTAGCGAGGTTGTTCCTTTTGGATGG
Encoded here:
- a CDS encoding methyl-accepting chemotaxis protein; this translates as MGQLLGKVTAAALLLGGCHWWLAQPWVTALLGAVLVAAFSWPKKAATDAVTPLPSIDPVKITKATTQIAIESANASHFVDGIKSHLGQQNSQVSEILNRVESLETSATAMEQGASDTLKQVDNAAHASTLGQQQMQRLNDARKQQYQKLSVAQQQVDQLRQQSDSIKGITQAIEQVAEQTNMLALNAAIEAARAGEQGRGFAVVADEVRRLAQQTRESTQNIDKLLGAMVEQTLGVTQAMDALMDVDATMTELIADANGQLQQVNALMDNARQSSQHMAQLQNDFQHANSGISGNVEDLHQSMGAIEHAIGEASLRILELSGHTEGIFVALRHGLVNDRHSTMVSAAEQGAQAIADTLDKAIGEGKITEQQLFSFKYQPIANTQPQKYSSSFDKLTDQLFPSIQEPLLAKLEGAIFAGAVDINGYFPTHNKKFSQPLTGDPKKDVAGNRTKRIFDDRTGKRCGSHTEPFLLQTYKRDTGEVMHDISVPIYVRGRHWGGFRIGYHSN
- the ahpC gene encoding alkyl hydroperoxide reductase subunit C; this encodes MSVSINTEIKPFKATAFKDGKFVDITEADVKGKWAVFFFYPADFTFVCPTELGDVADHYEELQKLGVEVFSVSTDTHFTHKAWHDSSDTISKINYYMVGDQTATITSNFGVLREGQGLADRATFIIDPEGIIQAAEITAEGIGRDASDLLRKIKAAQYVASHPGEVCPAKWKEGEATLAPSLDLVGKI
- a CDS encoding 2-hydroxyacid dehydrogenase, with protein sequence MKPDVFVFSRLSDEHLAELKARYNVTVLDPKGDIEAQYAKALPTAKGMIGVGRKLGPTQLAQAKNLKVISSISVGYDNYDLPYLTKRGIMLTNTPDVLTETTADLGFTLLMSAARRVPELDAWTKNGNWQRTLSPDLFGVDIHHKTLGIVGMGRIGAAIARRGHFGFNMPVLYTANSPKPELEAELNARYCLLDTLLAQADFVVLVVPLGPQTRQLIGKAQLAQMKADAILINVARGAVVDEAALIESLQTQQIRAAGLDVYEREPLAESPLFALPNVVTLPHIGSATAQTRNAMARLAMDNFHQAMAGEKPQSLVNTELWS